The following are encoded together in the Streptomyces flavofungini genome:
- a CDS encoding Cgl0159 family (beta/alpha)8-fold protein — protein sequence MTAVDVARLVRTRVREPEAIAEAAARRKRRELVGDSGRLMIIAADHPARGALGVGKDPMAMADRADLLERLCLALSRPGVDGVLATADILDDLLLLGALEGKVVMGSMNRGGLAGAAFELDDRFTGYRPQDLRRLGFDAGKLLLRVDYADPGSLTTLEATARAVDAMAARRLPVFVEPFLCRRSDDGVLRNDLSAAAVTRSIAIAAGLGGTSAYTWLKVPVTENPDDMARVMETSTLPAVLLGGDIAGDADAAYEKWRGALRLPTVQGLVAGRTLLYPADGDVAGAVDTAVGLL from the coding sequence GTGACCGCTGTCGACGTCGCTCGGCTCGTGCGGACCCGGGTGCGGGAGCCCGAGGCCATCGCCGAGGCCGCTGCCCGGCGCAAGCGCCGGGAGTTGGTCGGGGACTCCGGGCGGCTCATGATCATCGCGGCCGACCACCCCGCCCGGGGCGCCCTCGGCGTCGGGAAGGACCCGATGGCGATGGCCGACCGCGCCGACCTCCTGGAACGGCTGTGCCTCGCGCTGTCGCGCCCCGGCGTGGACGGCGTGCTCGCCACCGCCGACATCCTCGACGACCTGCTGCTGCTCGGGGCCCTGGAGGGCAAGGTCGTCATGGGCTCCATGAACCGGGGCGGCCTCGCGGGCGCCGCGTTCGAGCTGGACGACCGGTTCACCGGCTACCGCCCCCAGGACCTGCGGCGCCTCGGCTTCGACGCGGGCAAGCTGCTCCTGCGCGTCGACTACGCCGACCCCGGCTCCCTCACCACCCTGGAGGCCACCGCCCGCGCCGTGGACGCCATGGCCGCGCGCCGCCTGCCCGTGTTCGTCGAGCCGTTCCTGTGCCGCAGGTCCGACGACGGCGTGCTGCGCAACGACCTGAGCGCGGCGGCCGTCACCCGGTCCATCGCCATCGCCGCCGGACTCGGCGGCACCTCGGCGTACACCTGGCTGAAGGTCCCCGTCACCGAGAACCCCGACGACATGGCCCGCGTCATGGAGACCTCGACGCTGCCCGCCGTGCTGCTCGGCGGCGACATCGCGGGCGACGCGGACGCCGCGTACGAGAAGTGGCGCGGCGCCCTGCGCCTGCCCACGGTGCAGGGCCTGGTCGCGGGCCGGACGCTGCTCTACCCGGCGGACGGCGATGTCGCGGGCGCCGTCGACACCGCGGTCGGCCTGCTGTAG
- the iolB gene encoding 5-deoxy-glucuronate isomerase: protein MTYVPKGSAADGTYAVAIDPKTAAWTYAGLRVVEIPAGGSHSFATGESEWIVLPLTGGCTVHAEGEIIELLGRESVFSGVTDFAYVPRDAHIQIASGVGGRFALAGAKCERRLPARYGPAPEVPVEARGSGSCARQVRNFASADAFDCDRLIAVEVITPGGNWSSYPPHKHDEHRPGVESVLEEIYYFEIEGEHGFGYQRVSPSREGGTDTLAEVRSGDAVLVPDGWHGPSIAQPGHTMYYLNVMAGPGDEREWKICFHPDHTEGYR from the coding sequence ATGACGTACGTACCAAAAGGAAGTGCGGCCGACGGGACGTACGCCGTCGCCATCGACCCGAAAACCGCAGCGTGGACGTATGCCGGGCTGCGTGTCGTCGAGATCCCGGCCGGTGGATCGCACTCCTTCGCCACCGGTGAGAGTGAATGGATCGTGCTCCCGCTGACCGGCGGCTGTACGGTGCACGCGGAGGGCGAGATCATCGAACTCCTGGGCCGCGAGAGCGTGTTCAGCGGAGTCACCGACTTCGCTTACGTTCCCCGTGACGCCCACATCCAGATCGCCTCCGGCGTGGGAGGCCGCTTCGCCCTGGCAGGAGCGAAGTGCGAGCGCCGACTCCCCGCCCGCTACGGCCCCGCGCCGGAGGTCCCCGTCGAAGCGCGCGGCAGCGGAAGCTGCGCGCGCCAGGTCCGCAACTTCGCGTCCGCGGACGCCTTCGACTGCGACCGGCTCATCGCCGTGGAGGTGATCACGCCGGGCGGCAACTGGTCCTCGTACCCGCCGCACAAGCACGACGAGCACCGGCCCGGCGTCGAGTCGGTCCTCGAGGAGATCTACTACTTCGAGATCGAGGGTGAGCACGGCTTCGGCTACCAGCGGGTCTCTCCCTCGCGGGAGGGCGGCACGGACACGCTCGCCGAGGTGCGCTCCGGCGACGCGGTGCTCGTGCCCGACGGCTGGCACGGGCCGTCCATCGCCCAGCCGGGGCACACCATGTACTACCTGAACGTCATGGCGGGACCGGGCGACGAACGGGAGTGGAAGATCTGCTTCCACCCCGACCACACGGAGGGTTACCGATGA
- the iolD gene encoding 3D-(3,5/4)-trihydroxycyclohexane-1,2-dione acylhydrolase (decyclizing) — MSGTQGGTRGAPGTIRLTTAQALVRFLARQFTERDGERRRLIGATWGIFGHGNVAGLGQALVEYGEQMPFHQGRNEQSMVHAAVGYARQCGRLSTHAVTTSIGPGATNLVTGAALATINHLPVLLLPGDTFATRPADPVLQQLEVPYAGDVSVNDCLRPVSKYFDRITRPDALIPAALQAMRVLTDPVDTGAVTLALPQDVQAEAFDWPEEFFVERVWSVRRQAPDPVELAAAAGLVRGSDRPLIVAGGGVHHSAAERALADLADATGIPVASTQAGKGSLRHDHPADVGGIGHTGTATADELARTADLVIGVGTRYTDFTTASGTLFAAPGVRFLNINVAAFDAHKMAGATVVADARAALEGLRDMLSGHHVDAAYRREYSDDKERWEHRVDAAFEADEPDVRPTQAQVLGLLDELVTDADVLINAAGSLPGDLHKLWRARSPRQYHVEYGYSCMGYEIPAAIGVSLASPERPVWALVGDGTYLMMPTEIVTAVQENVPIKVVILQNHGYASIGGLSESVGGERFGTAYRHRASDGTFTGAPLPVDLAANAASLGLPVRRAKTVRDLREALREAREADGPTCVYVETETADTVSGPPPAQAWWDVPVAETAARPSAVKAREEYDRHVSARRRQL; from the coding sequence ATGAGCGGTACGCAGGGGGGCACGCGCGGCGCGCCCGGCACGATCCGGCTCACGACGGCCCAGGCCCTGGTGCGCTTCCTGGCCCGGCAGTTCACCGAGCGGGACGGCGAGCGGCGCCGCCTCATCGGCGCGACCTGGGGCATCTTCGGACACGGAAACGTGGCGGGACTCGGCCAGGCGCTCGTGGAGTACGGCGAGCAGATGCCGTTCCACCAGGGCCGCAACGAACAGTCCATGGTGCACGCCGCCGTGGGGTACGCCCGCCAGTGCGGGCGGCTCTCCACCCACGCCGTGACGACGTCCATCGGGCCCGGCGCCACCAACCTCGTCACCGGCGCCGCCCTCGCCACCATCAACCACCTGCCGGTCCTGCTGCTGCCCGGCGACACCTTCGCGACCCGCCCCGCCGACCCGGTCCTCCAGCAGCTCGAAGTGCCCTACGCGGGCGACGTGTCCGTGAACGACTGCCTGCGGCCCGTCTCGAAGTACTTCGACCGGATCACCCGCCCCGATGCCCTGATCCCGGCCGCGCTCCAGGCGATGCGCGTGCTCACCGACCCCGTCGACACCGGCGCGGTGACCCTCGCGCTGCCGCAGGACGTGCAGGCGGAGGCCTTCGACTGGCCGGAGGAGTTCTTCGTCGAGCGGGTGTGGTCCGTGCGCCGCCAGGCCCCCGACCCCGTCGAACTCGCCGCCGCCGCCGGCCTGGTGCGGGGCAGCGACCGGCCGCTGATCGTCGCGGGCGGCGGCGTCCACCACAGCGCCGCCGAGCGGGCCCTCGCCGACCTCGCCGACGCCACCGGCATCCCCGTCGCCTCGACCCAGGCCGGCAAGGGCTCCCTGCGCCACGACCACCCCGCCGACGTGGGCGGCATCGGCCACACGGGCACCGCGACCGCCGACGAACTGGCCCGCACCGCCGACCTCGTGATCGGCGTCGGCACCCGCTACACCGACTTCACCACCGCGTCCGGCACCCTCTTCGCCGCGCCCGGCGTGCGCTTCCTCAACATCAATGTGGCCGCGTTCGACGCGCACAAGATGGCGGGCGCCACCGTCGTCGCCGACGCGCGCGCCGCCCTCGAAGGGCTGCGGGACATGCTGTCGGGCCACCACGTCGACGCCGCGTACAGGAGGGAGTACTCGGACGACAAGGAGCGCTGGGAGCACCGCGTCGATGCCGCCTTCGAGGCGGACGAGCCCGATGTGCGGCCCACCCAGGCGCAGGTGCTCGGCCTGCTCGACGAGTTGGTCACCGACGCCGACGTGCTCATCAACGCGGCCGGTTCGCTCCCCGGCGACCTGCACAAGCTGTGGCGGGCGCGCTCGCCGCGGCAGTACCACGTGGAGTACGGCTACTCCTGCATGGGCTACGAGATCCCGGCCGCGATCGGGGTGTCCCTGGCCTCGCCCGAGCGGCCCGTGTGGGCGCTCGTCGGCGACGGGACGTATCTGATGATGCCCACCGAGATCGTCACCGCCGTCCAGGAGAACGTCCCGATCAAGGTCGTGATCCTGCAGAACCACGGGTACGCCTCCATCGGGGGCCTCTCGGAGTCCGTGGGCGGCGAGCGCTTCGGCACCGCCTACCGCCACCGGGCGTCCGACGGCACCTTCACGGGCGCACCGCTGCCGGTGGACCTGGCCGCCAACGCGGCCTCGCTCGGGCTGCCGGTGCGGCGCGCGAAGACCGTGCGCGACCTGCGTGAGGCCCTGCGCGAAGCACGCGAAGCGGACGGCCCCACATGTGTCTACGTGGAGACGGAAACGGCAGACACAGTGTCGGGCCCGCCCCCCGCACAGGCGTGGTGGGATGTGCCCGTGGCCGAGACCGCGGCCCGCCCGTCGGCGGTCAAGGCACGCGAGGAGTACGACCGGCACGTCTCAGCCCGTCGCCGCCAGCTGTGA
- the mmsA gene encoding CoA-acylating methylmalonate-semialdehyde dehydrogenase, translating into MTKTVDHWIGGKIVEGASGTYGPVTDPATGAVTTRVAFASVDEVDAAVAAAKAAYATWGQSSLAQRTSVLFKFRALLDAHRDEIAELITAEHGKVHSDALGEVARGLEVVDLACGINVQLKGELSTQVASRVDVSSIRQPLGVVAGITPFNFPAMVPMWMFPIAIACGNTFVLKPSEKDPSASMRVAELLAEAGLPDGVFNVVHGDKVAVDRLLEHPDVAAVSFVGSTPIARYIHTTASANGKRVQALGGAKNHMLVLPDADLDAAADAAVSAAYGSAGERCMAISAVVAVGSVGDELVAKIKERAEKIKIGPGNDPSSEMGPLITAAHRDKVASYVTGAAAQGSEVVLDGTGYTVEGHPECADGHWIGLSLLDRVPVTADAYKDEIFGPVLCVLRVETYEEGLALINASPFGNGTAIFTRDGGAARRFQLEVEAGMVGVNVPIPVPVGYHSFGGWKDSLFGDHHIYGNDGTHFYTRGKVVTTRWPDPSDAPAGVDLGFPRNH; encoded by the coding sequence ATGACGAAGACCGTCGACCACTGGATCGGTGGCAAGATCGTCGAGGGTGCGTCCGGTACGTACGGCCCCGTCACCGACCCGGCGACCGGTGCCGTGACGACCCGCGTGGCCTTCGCGTCCGTGGACGAGGTGGACGCGGCCGTGGCCGCCGCGAAGGCCGCGTACGCGACCTGGGGCCAGTCCTCGCTCGCCCAGCGCACCTCGGTCCTGTTCAAGTTCCGCGCGCTGCTCGACGCGCACCGCGACGAGATCGCCGAGCTGATCACCGCCGAGCACGGCAAGGTGCACTCCGACGCCCTCGGCGAGGTCGCCCGCGGCCTGGAGGTCGTCGACCTGGCGTGCGGCATCAACGTGCAGCTCAAGGGCGAGCTGTCCACGCAGGTCGCGAGCCGCGTGGACGTCTCCTCGATCCGCCAGCCGCTCGGTGTCGTCGCGGGCATCACGCCCTTCAACTTCCCGGCCATGGTGCCGATGTGGATGTTCCCGATCGCCATCGCGTGCGGCAACACCTTCGTGCTCAAGCCCAGCGAGAAGGACCCGTCGGCGTCGATGCGCGTCGCGGAGCTGCTCGCCGAGGCGGGCCTGCCGGACGGCGTGTTCAACGTCGTGCACGGCGACAAGGTGGCCGTGGACCGCCTCCTGGAGCACCCGGACGTCGCGGCCGTGTCCTTCGTGGGCTCGACCCCGATCGCCCGCTACATCCACACCACCGCCTCCGCCAACGGCAAGCGCGTGCAGGCACTCGGCGGCGCCAAGAACCACATGCTGGTCCTGCCGGACGCCGACCTGGACGCGGCCGCCGACGCCGCCGTGTCGGCCGCGTACGGCTCGGCGGGCGAGCGCTGCATGGCGATCTCCGCGGTCGTGGCCGTCGGTTCGGTCGGCGACGAGCTGGTCGCGAAGATCAAGGAGCGCGCCGAGAAGATCAAGATCGGCCCCGGCAACGACCCGTCCTCGGAGATGGGCCCGCTCATCACGGCCGCGCACCGCGACAAGGTGGCGTCGTACGTGACGGGCGCGGCGGCCCAGGGCAGCGAGGTCGTCCTGGACGGCACCGGTTACACCGTCGAGGGCCACCCCGAATGCGCTGACGGCCACTGGATCGGCCTCTCGCTGCTCGACCGGGTGCCGGTGACGGCGGACGCCTACAAGGACGAGATCTTCGGCCCGGTGCTGTGCGTGCTGCGCGTGGAGACGTACGAGGAGGGGCTCGCCCTCATCAACGCCTCGCCGTTCGGCAACGGCACCGCGATCTTCACCCGGGACGGCGGCGCGGCGCGCCGCTTCCAGCTGGAGGTCGAGGCGGGCATGGTCGGTGTGAACGTGCCGATCCCGGTGCCGGTGGGCTACCACTCCTTCGGCGGCTGGAAGGACTCGCTCTTCGGCGACCACCACATCTACGGCAACGACGGCACGCACTTCTACACCCGCGGCAAGGTCGTCACGACCCGCTGGCCGGACCCGTCGGACGCCCCGGCGGGGGTCGACCTGGGCTTCCCGCGCAACCACTGA
- a CDS encoding APC family permease gives MTETLHTPPPGSDVLGPVTAPAREPDQAPRELKRSIGVVGGTLLTLSCVTPASTLFVVVPDLFSTLGTATALTIAIGALLCVGVAFCYSELGTLIPSAGGEYAMVSTMAGRLAGWLVFVLSLLVVMIVPPVIAMGTADYLAPVVHLDPSYAGAAVMLLATLAGLLDLRANAWITGIFLVLEVIAAGVVAVLGFAHSERGAGSLVDLSVAAGSGSGDGTKTVTAMLIVSGLAIALFVTQGFSTAVYLSEEMENPRKNVARTVLLTLAISAVVLLVPVAAITMGAPDLAALTSGDIGGMVTAWSSSGVGTFISLCVALAIINAGIVMVIQNSRVLFASARDQAWPAPVNKVLSRLGGRFGSPWVATLLVGVPGAALCFVNLDTLYGVTGVSVTGMYLLVAVAALLARRGTRRHAPAWRMPLWPAVPVVLVAVLAYVLSRQEATYLLWTGGIVGAATLYWLFYLRPRRDSRWLVTIPQDARE, from the coding sequence ATGACCGAAACGCTTCACACGCCGCCGCCCGGGTCCGACGTCCTCGGGCCGGTCACCGCGCCCGCGCGGGAACCGGACCAGGCGCCGCGCGAGCTGAAGCGTTCCATCGGCGTCGTCGGCGGCACCCTGCTCACGCTGTCCTGCGTCACGCCCGCCTCCACGCTCTTCGTGGTCGTGCCCGACCTGTTCTCCACGCTCGGCACCGCCACCGCCCTCACCATCGCCATCGGCGCGCTGCTGTGCGTGGGCGTCGCGTTCTGCTACTCGGAGCTGGGCACCCTCATCCCCAGCGCGGGCGGCGAGTACGCGATGGTGTCGACCATGGCCGGCCGGCTCGCGGGCTGGCTCGTCTTCGTCCTCTCCCTGCTCGTCGTGATGATCGTGCCGCCCGTCATCGCCATGGGCACCGCCGACTACCTCGCGCCCGTCGTCCACCTCGACCCGTCGTATGCGGGCGCCGCCGTGATGCTCCTCGCCACCCTCGCCGGCCTGCTCGACCTGCGCGCCAACGCGTGGATCACCGGGATCTTCCTCGTCCTCGAAGTGATCGCCGCGGGCGTGGTGGCCGTACTCGGGTTCGCGCACTCCGAGCGGGGCGCGGGCAGCCTCGTCGACCTCAGCGTGGCCGCGGGGTCCGGCTCCGGCGACGGCACGAAGACCGTCACCGCCATGCTGATCGTCTCCGGGCTCGCCATCGCCCTCTTCGTCACCCAGGGCTTCTCCACGGCCGTGTACCTCTCCGAGGAGATGGAGAACCCGCGCAAGAACGTCGCCCGCACCGTGCTGCTCACCCTCGCCATCTCGGCGGTCGTGCTCCTCGTGCCGGTCGCCGCGATCACCATGGGCGCGCCCGACCTCGCCGCGCTCACCAGCGGCGACATCGGCGGCATGGTCACCGCCTGGTCCAGCTCCGGCGTCGGCACCTTCATCAGCCTGTGCGTGGCCCTCGCCATCATCAACGCGGGCATCGTGATGGTCATCCAGAACTCGCGGGTCCTGTTCGCCTCCGCCCGGGACCAGGCGTGGCCCGCGCCGGTGAACAAGGTCCTCTCGCGGCTCGGCGGGCGCTTCGGCTCGCCCTGGGTCGCCACGCTCCTGGTGGGCGTGCCGGGCGCCGCGCTGTGCTTCGTGAACCTCGACACCCTCTACGGCGTGACCGGCGTGTCCGTGACGGGCATGTACCTGTTGGTCGCCGTGGCGGCGCTGCTCGCCCGGCGCGGTACGCGCCGGCACGCGCCCGCCTGGCGGATGCCGCTGTGGCCCGCCGTGCCGGTGGTGCTCGTCGCGGTGCTCGCGTACGTGCTGAGCCGGCAGGAGGCGACGTACCTGCTGTGGACCGGCGGGATCGTGGGCGCGGCGACGCTGTACTGGCTGTTCTACCTGCGGCCGCGCAGGGACAGCCGGTGGCTGGTGACGATTCCGCAGGACGCGCGGGAGTAG
- a CDS encoding TetR/AcrR family transcriptional regulator: protein MPRETLTRDQIVKAAIELLDAEGVDGLSMRRLGRHLGSAATAMYWHVGSKDKLIALAGDHVWGEVGLPDPDAIGWRAAATAFAHEWYAMLTRHQWLMPASGSHVIYGPETARRQDHCYRIFEAAGLTGEELDGAVTTLLTFVTGTALEDAAAATMRARIRREGGDVEQGVKEVVEWANGVAMEFPRLRARIEAGARARVTETPDAPEPDTAPEDAAPRAAPSTAKIAFGVETILDGLQARLDARTGSTPQP, encoded by the coding sequence ATGCCACGCGAGACGTTGACCCGTGACCAGATCGTCAAGGCCGCGATCGAGCTGCTCGACGCGGAGGGCGTCGACGGTCTGAGCATGCGGCGCCTGGGCCGCCACCTGGGCTCGGCCGCCACGGCGATGTACTGGCACGTCGGCAGCAAGGACAAGCTCATCGCGCTGGCGGGCGACCACGTGTGGGGCGAGGTGGGCCTGCCCGACCCGGACGCGATCGGCTGGCGGGCGGCGGCCACCGCCTTCGCGCACGAGTGGTACGCGATGCTCACCCGGCACCAGTGGCTGATGCCGGCCAGCGGCTCCCACGTGATCTACGGCCCGGAGACGGCACGCCGCCAGGACCACTGCTACCGGATCTTCGAAGCCGCCGGACTGACCGGCGAGGAGCTCGACGGGGCCGTGACCACGCTCCTGACGTTCGTGACCGGCACGGCCCTGGAGGACGCGGCAGCGGCCACCATGCGGGCGCGGATCCGCCGCGAGGGCGGCGACGTGGAGCAGGGGGTCAAGGAGGTCGTCGAGTGGGCGAACGGCGTCGCGATGGAGTTCCCCCGGCTGCGCGCCCGCATCGAGGCGGGGGCGCGGGCGCGCGTCACGGAGACCCCGGACGCGCCGGAGCCGGACACCGCCCCCGAGGACGCCGCCCCCAGGGCCGCACCGAGCACCGCGAAGATCGCCTTCGGCGTCGAGACGATCCTCGACGGCCTCCAGGCCCGCCTCGACGCCCGGACCGGCAGCACGCCCCAGCCGTAG
- a CDS encoding ATP-binding cassette domain-containing protein: MTRSRNIPRDAMSASAIEASGLAKSYGDKVVLDGVDLDVPRGTVFSLLGPNGAGKTTTVQILSTLITADAGRARVAGHDVAADPDAVRRAIGVTGQYAAVDALLTAEENMLMMADLLHLPRSEGRRRAAELLGRFGLADAAKQLPGTFSGGMRRKLDLAMTLVGDPSVIFLDEPTTGLDPRSRRTMWDSVRELVADGTTIFLTTQYLEEADQLADRVAVLDGGRIVAQGTPDELKRRIPGGHIRLAFADAASMDATADRLALDTVVRDAEALTLQIPSDGGIPAVRAVLDVLDATGVPAEHLTVHTPALDDVFLMLTGDTSTDSPKESAR; this comes from the coding sequence ATGACCAGGAGCAGGAACATCCCGCGGGACGCCATGAGCGCGTCGGCGATCGAAGCCTCAGGGCTCGCCAAGTCCTACGGCGACAAGGTGGTGCTCGACGGGGTCGACCTAGACGTCCCCCGGGGCACGGTCTTCTCGCTGCTCGGACCGAACGGCGCGGGCAAGACCACCACCGTGCAGATCCTGTCGACGCTGATCACCGCGGACGCGGGCCGGGCACGCGTGGCGGGCCACGACGTCGCCGCCGACCCCGACGCCGTACGCCGCGCGATCGGCGTCACCGGTCAGTACGCGGCGGTGGACGCGCTCCTCACCGCCGAGGAGAACATGCTGATGATGGCCGACCTGCTGCACCTGCCCCGGAGCGAGGGCAGGCGGCGCGCGGCCGAACTGCTCGGCCGCTTCGGCCTCGCGGACGCCGCGAAGCAACTGCCCGGCACTTTCTCCGGAGGCATGCGGCGCAAGCTCGACCTCGCGATGACACTGGTCGGCGACCCGAGCGTCATCTTCCTCGACGAGCCGACGACGGGCCTCGACCCGCGCAGCCGCCGCACCATGTGGGACAGCGTCCGCGAACTCGTGGCGGACGGCACCACCATCTTCCTCACCACGCAGTACCTGGAGGAGGCCGATCAGCTCGCCGACCGCGTCGCCGTCCTCGACGGCGGCCGGATCGTCGCCCAGGGCACGCCGGACGAGCTGAAGAGGCGCATCCCCGGCGGCCACATCCGCCTGGCGTTCGCCGACGCGGCGAGCATGGACGCCACCGCCGACCGCCTCGCCCTGGACACCGTCGTCCGCGACGCGGAGGCGCTGACCCTCCAGATCCCCAGTGACGGCGGCATCCCCGCCGTGCGCGCCGTGCTCGACGTCCTCGATGCCACGGGCGTCCCCGCCGAGCACCTGACCGTGCACACGCCCGCCCTCGACGACGTGTTCCTGATGCTGACGGGCGACACGTCCACCGACTCCCCGAAGGAGAGCGCCCGATGA
- a CDS encoding ABC transporter permease, with the protein MSATSYTPATPGSHALRDSLTMLRRNLKRARRYPSMTLSVVAMPILMLLLFVYVFGGAIGDGMGLPGGGAGGRGEYTNYVTPGIVLMAVTAGAISTAVSVCGDMTEGIVNRFRTMAISRSSVLTGHVVGNVVQTLVSLTLVIGVALAVGFRPNAGPVEWAAALGILVLLAFALSWVSAAMGLGARTVEAASNAPAPLTFLPFLGSAVVTPESMPTGLRWFAEYQPFTPINETLRGLLLGTEIGASGAQALAWIAGLTLVGFLWARAVFGRAVKH; encoded by the coding sequence ATGAGCGCCACCTCGTACACCCCGGCCACCCCCGGCTCGCACGCGCTGCGCGACTCCCTGACGATGCTGCGCCGCAACCTCAAGCGCGCCCGACGCTATCCGTCCATGACGCTCTCGGTCGTCGCCATGCCGATCCTGATGCTGCTCCTGTTCGTGTACGTCTTCGGCGGCGCGATCGGCGACGGCATGGGGCTGCCGGGCGGCGGCGCGGGCGGCCGTGGTGAGTACACCAACTACGTCACCCCGGGGATCGTCCTCATGGCGGTGACCGCGGGGGCGATCTCGACGGCCGTGTCGGTGTGCGGCGACATGACCGAAGGCATCGTCAACCGCTTCCGCACGATGGCGATCTCCCGCAGTTCCGTCCTGACCGGGCACGTCGTCGGCAACGTCGTCCAGACCCTGGTCAGCCTGACGCTGGTGATCGGTGTGGCGCTCGCCGTGGGGTTCCGGCCGAACGCAGGACCGGTGGAGTGGGCCGCCGCCCTCGGCATCCTGGTGCTGCTCGCCTTCGCGCTGAGCTGGGTGTCGGCCGCCATGGGCCTGGGCGCCAGGACCGTCGAGGCGGCGAGCAACGCACCCGCGCCGCTGACCTTCCTGCCCTTCCTCGGCTCCGCCGTGGTCACCCCCGAGTCGATGCCGACGGGCCTGCGCTGGTTCGCCGAGTACCAGCCCTTCACGCCGATCAACGAGACGCTGCGCGGGCTGCTGCTCGGCACGGAGATCGGCGCCAGCGGCGCCCAGGCCCTGGCCTGGATCGCGGGCCTGACCCTGGTCGGCTTCCTCTGGGCCCGCGCGGTCTTCGGCCGGGCGGTCAAGCACTGA
- a CDS encoding threonine synthase → MTPPPVPSGTPAAPADSLALGQRSLGDPDVRYPLWPPLTEGCPVTSTESVAYPVEVDYAYDKVPADYLATAADRPRGHERWAELLPPLHAPGLAEGGTPLVPLGDGVWVKDESRNPTWSHKDRLNRVTVSAAVGAGAPGVVVASSGNHGASAAAYAARAGLRCAVVTSAEVPPAVDAFLRGYGAAVLPVPTEARWPLLRRIVERTGYHPVSNLTPAAHTGHGFGPEGYKTLAYEIFTDLGVVPRAVFVPTGYGEMLFGIWKGFAELVRLGHAERVPRLYGCEPAAGGPLAAAVRDGVPAAHVPLGPTAAYAIACPVGGYRGVVALRESDGAALLVTDEEMAAARAELARNGIWAELSAAAGLAGLRRLGAREDGPVVCVSTSSGFKDQGLLTAGPSAVVDPDDWDAVERRLRRG, encoded by the coding sequence ATGACACCTCCGCCCGTGCCCTCCGGGACGCCCGCCGCCCCCGCGGATTCCCTCGCCCTCGGCCAGCGCTCGCTCGGCGACCCCGACGTCCGGTACCCGCTGTGGCCGCCGCTCACCGAGGGCTGCCCGGTCACGAGCACGGAGTCCGTCGCGTACCCCGTAGAGGTCGACTACGCCTACGACAAGGTGCCCGCCGACTACCTGGCCACGGCGGCGGACCGGCCGCGCGGCCACGAGCGCTGGGCGGAGCTGCTGCCCCCGCTGCACGCGCCGGGCCTCGCCGAGGGCGGCACGCCCCTCGTCCCGCTCGGGGACGGCGTGTGGGTCAAGGACGAGTCCCGCAATCCGACCTGGAGCCACAAGGACCGGCTGAACCGGGTCACGGTGAGCGCGGCCGTCGGCGCGGGCGCGCCGGGCGTCGTCGTCGCCTCGTCCGGCAACCACGGCGCGTCGGCGGCGGCGTACGCGGCGCGGGCCGGGCTGCGGTGCGCCGTCGTGACCTCGGCGGAGGTGCCGCCCGCCGTCGACGCCTTCCTGCGCGGGTACGGGGCCGCCGTCCTGCCGGTGCCCACGGAGGCGCGGTGGCCGCTGCTGCGCCGGATCGTCGAGCGGACCGGCTACCACCCCGTCAGCAACCTCACGCCCGCCGCGCACACCGGGCACGGCTTCGGGCCCGAGGGCTACAAGACCCTCGCCTACGAGATCTTCACCGACCTCGGCGTCGTCCCGCGCGCGGTGTTCGTGCCCACCGGCTACGGAGAGATGCTGTTCGGCATCTGGAAGGGGTTCGCCGAGCTGGTGCGGCTCGGGCACGCGGAGCGGGTGCCCCGGCTCTACGGGTGCGAGCCCGCCGCCGGAGGGCCGCTCGCCGCGGCCGTGCGGGACGGGGTGCCCGCGGCGCACGTCCCGCTCGGGCCCACCGCCGCGTACGCCATCGCCTGCCCCGTCGGCGGGTATCGCGGCGTCGTCGCCCTGCGCGAGAGCGACGGGGCCGCCCTGCTCGTCACGGACGAGGAGATGGCCGCGGCCCGCGCGGAGCTGGCACGGAACGGGATCTGGGCGGAGCTGTCGGCCGCCGCGGGCCTCGCCGGGCTCCGGCGGCTCGGCGCCCGGGAGGACGGCCCCGTGGTGTGCGTGTCCACGTCCAGCGGCTTCAAGGACCAGGGCCTCCTGACCGCCGGTCCTTCCGCGGTGGTCGACCCCGATGACTGGGACGCGGTGGAGCGGCGGCTGCGCCGGGGGTGA